The bacterium genome includes the window TACTTGGCCAGTTCAAGATCCAAATACCTATCGTTGAAGCTGGCGTATGCGGTAACTCGAGTTAGAGCTCCCTCTAGTTCTCTGATGTTGTCCTTGATATTGCTTGCGATAAACGTGAGCACTTCATCATCAAGTACGAAATTCGATTGTTCAGCCTTTTTTCGCAAGATTGCCAGCCGGGTCTCAATATCTGGAGGTTGGATGTCAGTCAAGAGTCCCATTTTGAAGCGACTGGTCATGCGATCTTCAAGTGTTGGAATAGCGTCTGGTGGGCGGTCACTGGTTAGGACTATTTGCTTGTTTACTTCATGCAGTGAGTTGAAGGTATGAAAGAATTCCTCCTGTAGACCCTCTTTTCCTTCAAGAAATTGAATGTCGTCAACTAGGAGAACGTCGACCTCCCTATAGATTTTCTTGAAATCACTGCGGGTATTCGTTCGAATCGCGTCAACAAACTGATTGAGGAAAGTCTCTGTAGATACGTAGACGATACGCTTAATTGGGTGTCTTTGATCATCAACGTAGTGGCTCTTCACATAGTGGCCGATGGCTTGGAGAAGATGGGTTTTGCCGAGGCCAGCATGGCCATGAATGAACAGGGGATTATACGACTTACCAGGGGTTTCGGCTACGGATAGAGCGGCTGCCAAGGCAAACCGGTTAGAGGGGCCGGTAACGAATTTGTCAAAAACATAGTTGGGATGAAGGGCGTTGTTGGTTCGACTGACTTGCTTGGGGCTATCGACTTCGGGGAGCGCTACCGGTGGAGTGGAGACGGCAACATGCAGATCTTCACTGGTCGTGTCCTGTTCAGTGGAGATCTTTAGAGTTATATGTGTGGCGTTTGAACTGGCAAGAGCGTTTCTCAAAACCTCGAAATATTCGCCTTCAAGGCGGTCTTTAATGATTGTATTCGGGACGGTTAGTTCCAGAACATCTTCTTCGAGGGACGTTGGTTTTGCTGGATTAAACGTCGACTGCCAGACGGCGTCGGGGACTTGAGTACGAATGCTGTTGGCGCATGAGGACCAGAGAACAGTTGCTGACACCATTTTGGTGGTAACTCCAAAATAATAATGTGTGGTATCCACATATGTGCATAAGTTGTGGATAACCCGCGATCTATTTTCTATACCCAACCAAGTTGGCACCGCCTTGACTGGAATTCAGGACTGTAGCACCTCTTCTGCGTTCGTGCACGGGCGAGTCGGGGGATATTCGCAGGTCAGAGGCTTGTGTTGATGGTGTGGCCATTGTCGTTCAGGTGATAGTTGTGGGACGTGAATCAGCTCCGTGGGCAACTGGTTGTCGTGGTGCTGGACCAGGCCGTAGCGTAGAGGGGACGCCGGGAGATGGGAGCCGCTTGTAGGGCGGTCCCGAAGGATGCCACCCCGGCCTTGGAGGAAGTTGTGAAGCGCACGTATCAGCCGAATGTGCTACGCCGGGCTCGGCGTCACGGATTTCGGCATCGAATGACGACAAGAGGCGGGCGGGCGATCATCAATGCTCGTCGCCGCCGCGGCCGCAAAAGGCTGTCGGCCTGATCGAGCGGCTTCGGGGACGTTCGAGGTTCGCTCGGCTGCGTGCCGATGGAGATCGCACGGAAGACGGATTGCTCTGGGTCCGGCATTTGCCCGACCCCTCTGTTGGCGCGGCCCAGGTGGCGTACGCGGTGCCTCGACAGCTGGGTTCTGCGGTGATTCGGAACAAGATCCGCCGGCGTTTGCGCGTGGCGGTGAGGGAATTGGATCGGGAGACGCCGAGTGGACTTACTCCTGGCTTCTACCTCATCGGCACTCGACGGGGTATTGGGCAGCCCAACTTTGCTGACCTGCGGTTTTCTCTGGCGGCATGCCTTTCTAAGCTGGATCGGAAAACTAGATGAATTCCGTAAGCCACCAGGGCGATATGCCGACTCGGGGCATGGCGGCCCGGGTTATGCGAGGTTTGATCATCGGTTATCAGCGGGCTACCGATCATCGCCCGAGTCCCTGTCGGTATGTTCCGAGTTGCTCCTATTACGCAGCTGAGGCGGTGGAGGTGCACGGCGCGGCCAAGGGTGTCTGGCTGAGCGTGCGTCGACTGCTGAGGTGCCGCCCCGGGGGCCCGTCCGGTTGGGATCCGGTGCCCGACACCAACGGCCACCTGGCCCCAGACCCGACAGCAAGCGAGGCGGTGTCGGGTGTTTGACTCGGTGTTCGACGGTCTGTTCGACGGTCTCGCTTGGCTGCTGGGCGTCTATTACACGCTGGGCCACAGCTACGGCATCGCCATCATGCTTTTCACGCTCACGGTGATGCTGGTTCTCACCCCTCTCACGTTTTACACGACGCGGTCCATGCTGCGAATGCAGACCCTTCAGCCCCAGGTCAAGAAAATCCAAGCCAAGTATCAAGGCGACCGCCAGCGGATGAACGAAGAGATGATGCGCCTGTATCAGGCCAACAACGTGAATCCTCTGGGGAGCTGTCTGCCCATCCTCGCTCAGCTTCCCGTGTTTTTCGTCCTTTTCCGCCTAATCCAAGGATTGACACGACGAGTCAGTGACTTAGGAGCATACGCAGGTTGGGGCGTACTGCCCCGTAATCGCGGGGTTGCCTCTTCGCCTGACTTTGCTGAGCGGACTTTCAATCCCCAGTATTTGGCAGCTGATTCTGAACTGCGGATGGCGCTCGAAAAA containing:
- the dnaA gene encoding chromosomal replication initiator protein DnaA codes for the protein MDTTHYYFGVTTKMVSATVLWSSCANSIRTQVPDAVWQSTFNPAKPTSLEEDVLELTVPNTIIKDRLEGEYFEVLRNALASSNATHITLKISTEQDTTSEDLHVAVSTPPVALPEVDSPKQVSRTNNALHPNYVFDKFVTGPSNRFALAAALSVAETPGKSYNPLFIHGHAGLGKTHLLQAIGHYVKSHYVDDQRHPIKRIVYVSTETFLNQFVDAIRTNTRSDFKKIYREVDVLLVDDIQFLEGKEGLQEEFFHTFNSLHEVNKQIVLTSDRPPDAIPTLEDRMTSRFKMGLLTDIQPPDIETRLAILRKKAEQSNFVLDDEVLTFIASNIKDNIRELEGALTRVTAYASFNDRYLDLELAKYVLRDITARREPQPVTADVILNATADLFGFHVEDIVGPRRQRPLVKARQVSMYVFRELTELSYPDIARAFGGRDHTTAIHAVQKITKQMAEQPETFNQITELIQRIKNA
- the rpmH gene encoding 50S ribosomal protein L34, which gives rise to MKRTYQPNVLRRARRHGFRHRMTTRGGRAIINARRRRGRKRLSA